The segment GTCCAGAACGATTTTTTCGCACGAGTGCTCGGCAAATGACCACGGCTGAGAGACTCCAACGGGTCGAGCGCGAGAATCCGGTGGTGCCGATCGCACGCCAATGCGCGTGGCTTGGCGTGCCCCGCTCGAGCGTGTATTACCAGGGGAAGCCTGTGGTCTCCGAGGACGATCTGGCGCTCATGAAGCGGCTCGATGCGATCCACCTCCAGCACCCGTTCCTGGGCTCGCGGCGCCTGCGGGACCGGCTCGAGCGCGACGGCGTGTTCGTAAACCGCAAGCGCATCCAGCGGCTCATGCAGGTCATGGGGATCAAGACCCTGTACCCCAGGCGCAAGACCAGCGCCCCGGGTCCGGGTCATCGCATTTATCCCTATCTTTTGCGAGGCATGACCATCACCCGGCCCAACCAGGTCTGGTGTGCGGACGTGACCTACATCCCCATGGCCCGGGGCTTTTGCTATCTCGTCGCCATCATGGACTGGGCCACGCGTGCGGTGCTCTCCTGGCGGCTGGCCACCACCCTGGAGGCCGACTCCTGTGTCGAGGCCCTGGAGGAGGCCCTGGAGCTCTATGGGGCCCCGCAGATCTTCAACACCGACCAAGGGGCGCAATTCACCTCCGAGGCCTTCACAGACGTCCTGAAGGCCCACACGATCGACATCAGCATGGACGGCAAAGGCTGCTGGCGTGACAACGTGTTCGTCGAGCGGTTGTGGCGCTCTGTCAAGTATGAGGAGGTGTATCTCAAGGCCTATGCATCGATACCTGAAGCACGGGCCTCTCTTGCAAAATACTTCCATTTCTATAATCATGAGAGGCCTCATCAAGCACTGGATCGACGGACACCGTGGGAGGCTTACACCACAGCGTCCTGGGATCTAGCCGCTTGACCAACCCGGCAGATAATCCACCTAAGGATCGGGAGATTCTGTCCAGGGGTTGGGGTCCATCTCACCTCTCGCGATTAAACCGCACCTACCCCGGCAAGGACGAGCCCTTTGTGCTCGATTTCGTAAACGCCCCGAACGAGATTCTGGAGAGCTTCCAGCCCTACTACCGGGCGGCGCAGTTGGAAGATGTCACCGACCCCAACATCGTGCACGAATAGCAAATCAAGCTCGACGCCGCGCAGGTGTACCTCCCAAGCGAAATCGAGGGCTTCGCCCAGGCCTTCTTCGACCCCAAGCGCCGCCAGGCGAGCCTCCACGCCTATCTCAAACCAGCCGCCGACCGCTTTGCCGCCCTCCCTGAGGAGGAGGCCGACCAGTTCCGCAAGGACCTGGGCACCTTTCTGCGGATGTATGACTTCCTGTCGCAAATCATCCCCTACAATGACTCAGACCTCGAAAAGCGCTACGCCTTCGGCAAGAACCTGATGCCGCGCATCAACGCCCCCAGTGCTACGAGCCTTATCGAGATAGAAGCCGATGTGCGGTTGAGCCATTACCGCCTGCAGCGCCTGGCTGAGCAGAGCCTCGACCTCGCGACTGGCGAATCCGTGCCGCTGCGCCCGGTGTCGGAGGCCGGTACCGGCCGGGCGCTGGAGGATGAGAAGCGCCGCCTGGCCGAAATCGTCGAGCGCATGAATGACCTTTTTGCCGGGGATTTGAGCGAGGCCGACATGGTGGGCTATGTCACGACTATCCAGGGCAAACTACTGGAAAGTCCGGCGCTCGCCGAGCAGGCGGCGCACAACACCGAGGAGCAGTTTGCTTTGGGCGACTTCAAGACCATCCTCACCGACATCATCCTGGACGGCCAGGAGGGTCACAATCGCATCGCCGACCAGATGCTGAAAGACGAGCGGACGTTTACACAGATGCAGGGGATGCTGGCCGGGTTGGTGTACAAGGCGTTTCGTGCACAGAAATAGGTTTTAACGACATAAGCGTTCGTTTGTGTGATGGCAGCTGCCGAGGCTTTCCTGTGGCTCATTAATCATACTTCTGCACCGGCCGTGTAAGGCTTTCTTAAGGCAAGAAAAGACCGTGTTGAGTGCATAACAATCAACACGCACGGGATAATTCACAAAAAATCAATTCTGTGTGTGCTTCAACAGAGGGGGAAATATATGGCAAGGCCAAAAACGCGTTTTGTAACTCACGTAGATATAATGGGAAAGGATGGCAAGAAAAAAGGACACCTTGAGTTTACGAGTGGAAACGTTCTGTATTATAGGCCGAATGCTAAGGATGTGACGTTGCGCGTAACATATCAAGAGCTGTCAGCCATGATGGAAAATGTGGCAGAAACTGCCGAAATACATACGAGTAAATACTCATTACCAGAACCACACAATGATGGGTGCGACTTCAGCGTAACTGTTATTGAGGCGGAAAGCGACGATGTAGATAACGTAGATAAATGGCCAATAATTGAGAGGATGGCTTCGTGGAAGAAATTGGACGAATCGAGAATCGGCATCGAGAGAGGAACATACCAGTTCTTTAGTGGATTTTTCAAAAGAAAGAGGGGTGATAAGTACGAGTGGTTCGTCCACGTGTCCGTTCAGGGGGCATTATGGATTATAAGAAGGTATCTAGAAGAGCATTTGGTACAAAAGCGCATGACGTATGCGACAGATGACGACGTCGTTGTATCGAAGAAAGAAATGCGCGACGTTATACTGTACTTCCTCAAGCTGTTGGGTGAATAGAATGCCTTCTTATGTGTCGATGTCATTAATGCGGTTCCGTTGTGAATGGAGCGGAAATGGAACTCGCGCGGTGAGTTATGGGAAGCTGAGAGCTGTGGTTGAGTGACGCCAGTAGTGGGGTAACGTAGCCCAGCGGTTGGAGGCGAGGATTGAGGGGAACTCTGTGTAGCTGAAAACATGGCATGTGACATGCGGTGACGAGGGGGCCGTAATGGGGCTAGAATTTGCTGTCCGCATAGATACTGGCACGGTATGCGAGCGCGTTCGCGGATACTGGGTGGAAGTGTGGCCATTGCCCGTTGTCTCCAGTTCGGCATTCGCCGATGGTGCGGACAAACGGGTCCGGGTAATCCCTCCAGACAAGCTGCATGGGATGGTGTTCCGGGAGGACAGCTTTGACGCGACGACGCGTATCCGACGCGGACGGTTCTATAGCTGCGCAGGCAGAACCGACACGGACACTGTCTGGCCTCATATGGGCCCGCAGGTACCGGTACCCGGCATTCCGCGGGCGCCCCTCCACTATTTCCAGGCTCTAACTAAAACCGACCGCCAGGGTCGTCGCCATTGGTGAGGAAGACTCCCGCTGGCGCACTTTCGGCGCGAAACGCACCAATGTGCCGCGAATATCCAGTTTACATACAATGGCTCTTGTGCGACCCAAATACTTGTGTGGCATGAAATGGCTTGGAAGAAGATTTTTACGTGGTGCGGGGATAACCTATCCGGAATTGTATCGGTATTTGCGATACTAATTTCCAGTGTGTCACTCCTGGTAACATATAGCGAGTTATCATTCCATAAAGACCGTGAGACGTATGCATTTTGGACACATATTAATAGCGACATGGAGGAGCAGAGGAGAGCCACAAGCCGTGCCTACGAAAGAATGATGAGGGACGAAGGGGTAGCATATGCGATATTGGGTACAATCCATGATGAGCGCCTGGACTGCAAAGCGTTGACCAAGGTAATGGCTCGAGCGCATGAGTATGGCGTATCAGAGACGGCCACCGTAGAAAGCTCGGATGAAAGCGCCCTTATAGCAGAGTACCGGGCGACCGTGCTGGAAAATAGACCGCTGATAAATATGCTACACATCGCAGGGTGGTCGAGGTTCGTGAAGGCGGAGAGGTTTTCGGACAAGTGGTGGGGTAGTGTCGCCTGGAACGCGATGCATATTCAGTTTCTGTCTGGAATATGGGGGTGGCGGTGTGCGACTAAATCCATACAAGCGATATGAGTCTCGAAACTTAACGTGCGACTATTAAAGCAGGCGCTGGCGATAACTCGAAAAAGCGCGATTGATATTGAGTTATACGGTGGACCGAATATTATGGCAATTCAGAATTTGGAGTCAGAAAACGAGTCGGCTCGAGTGTCCATATGGAACATAAGGAAGAAGCTGGGGCGCGTTGTCGGCGACTCAGCTCACAGACCAAAATCCCTCCATAACTGATGCAAGCGTGGACGGAAATCCTCAAGGACGAGTTGTTAGCTAACAGGGAGCTGGTCGTAGCGGATGAACAGCTACACTGGGTTGCCGCTATGCAACAAAGGAAGCGCCATAGATAACGTGCCGGGCCCTGGGGTGGTTCCGATGGGGCGTGGGAGATATCCAGGGCAAGTGCCTGGAGAACACGACGTCGGCCGAGTTAGGCAGAGGGTTTGCAGGAAACAGAATGAAAGGAGCAGCGCCATGAAATGCCCGCACTGCCAGACGGCGTGCAGCCGGAGTCCGAACGTGTCGAACTTGGGGCGCGTTGGAGAGATTGACGGTAAGGTCTGTTTTTGGAGCGTCGAGGTCCATTCATGTCCTGAATGCCGCAAGCCGGTTTTGTCCTTGATTCAATCACTGCTTGAGCCGGACAGCATTCCCACTGTGGGTTTCTCAGTATTTAGGCATCCGGATGACGACCGGACGCGCAAAAGCGTAGTTGTCCCAAGAGGTGCCGCCCGGCCACTTGCGCCACCAGAGGTCCCTGCGGATATTGCCTCCGACTTCAACGAGGCCTGCCTGGTCCTCGTCGATAGCCCAAAAGCCTCAGCCGCCCTTAGTCGACGCTGTCTTGAGCACCTCCTGCGCGAACGGAAGGTCTCGACCGAGGAAAACTTAAGCAGGGCGATTGAGGATGCGCTCGCAACACACCTTCCACCAAATATTGGTGACAATCTAGACGCAATCCGAAACATTGGCAATTTTGCCGCGCACCCGCAAAAGAGCGAGAGGTCCGGGGAAATTCTGGATGTCGAGCCCGGCGAAGCGGAGTGGAACCTGGATGTGCTGGAGTCGCTGTTCGACCATTATTATGTGCAGCCGGCCAAAAGCGCAGCGAGGCGTGAAGCCTTAGACAAGAAGCTGGCCGAGGTGGGAAAAAAGCCGATGAAGCAGCCGTAGGGCGCAGATGTCAAGAACGCAAATAGCCTTGAAGGCCGCAACCTCACCACCAATCCATGCGGTTGTAGGGTCGGTGGCGATGTCATCAGTTCACATGGTCTGGATACCGCTCGCATCCGCTCTTGTCGGCGCAGTAGCTGGTGCGGTAATAGGTGCGTGGGCTGTTTTTCGGAATACGAAGGAGGAGTGGCGGCGGAAGCAAGCGCAGGCGCGACGCGCCCTGCAGATTGAGATGTACAACAATGCGCTGATACTCAAGGCGGCGACGGGCACCCTGAGCGCTAAGCGCCTGAATGATGTACTGGCAAAGCACACATTTAGCCTCGCATTTAGGGCATATTTTACCGAAGCCTCCGAAGGGGTTTCATGGAGGGACGTCCGGCATGTGCTTGCTGCGTATAGCCTTGCGCAGATTCTATTGGATGGGGGTCCAATACGCGGCCTGCGAGGAGAGTCCGTGAAGCGGCAAGCTACTAAAAGCGTAGGCAGATTTTGTAAGGCTATCAGGGCTATGAGTAGATACGAGAGGCTCGAGGACTCATTCTACAAAGGGGTCGAAAAACTCGAAAGGTGGCTCGTAAGTGCCAACCAGCCAACAGCGCCCGGCACCTCGTAAGTTGGTCTTCGCAGAAGGCCCATGGCTCACCCGGCTACAAAGCCGATGCGAATAGCCATGGGGTGGTTCTCGCCGCACTCGATACGTTCCACAAACACTCGCAGCGCCAAGGCCTCTGCCTTGCCCATGGCCTCGTCGGACGTGGCGTCATAGACGGAGACCGCGGGGGAATTTCCGGGACCTCTGCGAGCCAGCGCCCATCCTTTTTGCGCGCATATTCGATAGGAAAATCCATTCGACCTCTTGGCCCGGGAGCCGAGCCGCGTCCAACACGGGTTTGAGCCCCTTCAGGGCGGCCACGCCATGTTTGACGTCGGCGCCGCGACCGAGCAAATGCCTATCAGGCCGCGCACGACGTGGCTATCAGTCGGTCTTGGCGCACCAAATGACGAAGCGTTATACTCATCTCAGTGCTATTGCGGCCGCGAGGTCTCTAGCCCGATGAAACTTCCCGGCGGCGACCAGGCCGTCATTGATGATGACAAGCTCATCGGGTATTGCCTGAATCCTGAGCACCCCGAGGGCCGCCACAAGGCGCGGGTCTTTCAATCCGTCCTGGGTATCGGACTCAAACAGGCTCTTGATTTGAAAGAGGCCCTTCACCAGGCCGCCGCGAAGGAATCGGCGGAGCATGTCGGGGCAACCCCGCATGGCGACTTGTACACGATGGATTTTATGCTGCACCATGAGGGTAAGGCCGCTCTGGTACGGTCGGTATGGATGGTACGGAAAAACGAGAGTATGCCGCGGCTGGTGAGCTGTTATGTGCATAAATCGGCATTGAGAGGGGACGCATGAAAACGCTTGATGTGGTGGCTTTAGTGAATGATTTCCCCAAGGAAGGATTGCAACGCGGGCAGGTCGGCACCATTGTGGAAACGCTTTCCCCGGCCGTCTTTCTGGTGGAGTTCGCGGATATGCAAGGGGAGGCTTATGCGTTCCTGACGGTGACAGAGGCGGATTTGCTGGTGCTCCACCATCAGCCGGCCCTCAAAGTGGCGTAACGGGACGCGCACCCCCAGGCCCCGGGTAGGTGTGCTCCCTGTTTGCGTTTTCGCGTGGCTATGAAATTCCCGCCAACCTCTCCACTGTATGCGCCGGCTCTCCTTACGTGCTGACCGCATCACCATAATGTCCCGAGGATGCCGTGCGCCAAATCACTTACTGGTTCAGTAGACTTTCGGCCGGGATATGGAATTGCCGGTTCAAGGCCTGAATCATCCGTATCGTCAACGGGCGTTTGCGAGCCAGGACCTCGTAGACGCGGTTTTTGCGTCCAATGGCAGGGACTAAGTCATCAACGGTGAGGCCCTGCTGCTCCATGCGAAATTTGATGGCCTCCACGGCATCGGGCCAATCCAGGGGATAGTGTTTGCGCTCGTACGCCTCGACCAGGGTCACCAGCACATCGAGGCGGTCGCCGGCTTCGGACCCCGGCTCCGCGGTCATGAGCGTTTCGATTTCGTGTAACGTCTTGCGATAGTCCGCGTCGGTCTTGATAGGGTGAATGTCCATGAGGTGCCCTCAGATAGTCTGTGCGTCGATGCGGTCGTACTCCTCATGCGTGCCCAGGAAGCGGACGTAGAGCACTCGGTAGGGAGTATTTATCCACACGACCAGCCGGTATTTGTTGCCGCCGATGTTGAAGACGACCCGTCCGTCTTTCAGGATGCTGGCGTTGCCGAATTGCCGTTTCACGTCGTCGGGTGTCGACCAGTCGGCCTTGACCGCTTCGCGATACCACGCCATCGTCGGCCCCTCGGCGTCCCGGTATTCCGGCCTGCCGGTCCAGAACGCTTTGAGGGTCGACACGGCGATGACGCGCATGAGGGCACCGTAGTCCCATATTGGGACCATGTCAAGTCGGCCGTGGCGAGCCTGCAGTTTTTACGCGGGGAGGCTCTCTGGTACTACCCCAGCCTGCGGTCTTTACGCGCCTCGCGGAAACCGCCTAGTGGCGACCGTACTCGAGGCGCGCGCCGCGTTTGCGCGGGGTGATTTCCTCCTGGTAGCGGAGGAGGGCCTGGCGCAGCAGGACGGTGTCCGCGAGCTGTTTGGCTTCCGCCTCGCCGGGGGTCTCCGTGGTCAGGGTTTGCTCAGTGGCTCGCGCCCACGCAATGGCTTCCGCACGCGTAGTAAAGGTTTTGGTTTTGGTGCCGCGTCCATTTAGACGCACACGCGCCTGCCATCCGCCCCACGGCCGTTTTGTGATGGATGCCACGGTTGCCCCGCCTCGTGCCAAATACCCGTCAGGCGCAGCTTGCCCCCCTGGTGGATGGAATGAGATGGACCCCAACCCCTGGACAGAATCTCCCGATCCTTAGGTGGATTATCTGCCGGGTTGGTCAAGCGGCTAGATCCCAGGACGCTGTGGTGTAAGCCTCCCACGGTGTCCGTCGATCCAGTGCTTGATGAGGCCTCTCATGATTATAGAAATGGAAGTATTTTGCAAGAGAGGCCCGTGCTTCAGGTATCGATGCATAGGCCTTGAGATACACCTCCTCATACTTGACAGAGCGCCACAACCGCTCGACGAACACGTTGTCACGCCAGCAGCCTTTGCCGTCCATGCTGATGTCGATCGTGTGGGCCTTCAGGACGTCTGTGAAGGCCTCGGAGGTGAATTGCGCCCCTTGGTCGGTGTTGAAGATCTGCGGGGCCCCATAGAGCTCCAGGGCCTCCTCCAGGGCCTCGACACAGGAGTCGGCCTCCAGGGTGGTGGCCAGCCGCCAGGAGAGCACCGCACGCGTGGCCCAGTCCATGATGGCGACGAGATAGCAAAAGCCCCGGGCCATGGGGATGTAGGTCACGTCCGCACACCAGACCTGGTTGGGCCGGGTGATGGTCATGCCTCGCAAAAGATAGGGATAAATGCGATGACCCGGACCCGGGGCGCTGGTCTTGCGCCTGGGGTACAGGGTCTTGATCCCCATGACCTGCATGAGCCGCTGGATGCGCTTGCGGTTTACGAACACGCCGTCGCGCTCGAGCCGGTCCCGCAGGCGCCGCGAGCCCAGGAAGGGATGCTGGAGGTGGAGGGCATCGAGCCGCTTCATGAGCGCCAGATCGTCCTCGGAGACCACAGGTCTCCCCTGGTAATACACGCTCGAGCGGGGCACGCCAAGCCACGCGCATTGGCGTGCGATCGGCACCACCGGATTCTCGCGCTCGACCCGTTGGAGTCTCTCAGCCGTGGTCATTTGCCGAGCACTCGTGCGAAAAAATCGTTCTGGACCGTAAGCTCTCCAATCTTGGCCAGCAAGGCCTCGCGATCGCTGGTGGGTGTCGTCCCCGTGGGCTTGCCGAAAATGCTCGCCGCCTGGTCGATCAACTGCCGGCGCCACTGGGTCACCTGGTTCGGGTGGACCTGGTGTTTGGCTGCGATCTCATGGATAGTCTTCTCCCCGGCCAGGGCCTCAAGGGCCACCTTGGCCTTGAACTGCGGGGCGTGATTGCGTCGTGTCTTGCTCATAGGATTTCTGCTCCTTGTTGCGTTACTGTAAGGGCAGATAATCCTTTCTATTGCACACATCTTTGGCGATTTTCTCTGATTGTTTGACGCGCCTAACGAAAGTGCTGGACACACGCGCCGAGATTGCGTAAGGTGGCGGTTGTCGCGGCGTGCGACAAGGACAGGCGGACGGCGTGCAAAAGTCGAGGCGTTGTGGGGATCCGGATGTGCGGGCGATCATGGAGGCCGGCACAGAGTCGGTCGAGTGGGTGAGACAAGAGTTTGCCCGCGCCGACCTCTCCGATAAACGCCTGGATCGTCGCTTGGTGAAAACTGCGGAATATCTCGCCCAATCTCCCGGCTCGCCGATCAATGAAGCGTGCGGCAATTGGGCCAGTACGCAAGCGGCGTATCGGCTGTTCAATAATGCCAAGGCGAGCGCGGCGGGGATCCTCAAACCCCATTGGGAAGCGACGGCCGCGCGCATGGCCGGCTGCGGGGGTGCGGTGCTGGTGATGCAGGACACGGTCTTCTTCTCCTACGGCCGGCACGTCAGGACTCGGGGCCTCGGACCGATTGGCAAGAGCAACGCCGCGCATGACCGGGGCCTCATCATGCATAACGCACTGGCCTTCACCACCTCGGGCGTGCCGCTCGGGATCGTGAGCCAAAGCATCTGGGCGCGCGGGGAGATCCCGGAGGAAGACTATCAGGAGAAGATCGAGCGCCTGCAGGTCACGGCGATCGAGGAAAAAGAGAGCGCGAAATGGCTTATTGCGCTCAAAGAGACGGTCGAGCGGGCGCCCGCGGGCGTGCCGGTCGTCACCGTGGCCGACCGCGAATCGGACTTCTTCGAGTTCTTGACACGCGCCCAGGACCTGCAGGCGCACTATCTCATCCGCGCGCGCACCGACCGCAAGCTCGTGCCCGAAGACAGCGCGGGCTGCACGCGGATGCTCGAGGCGTTGAGCGATGCCCCGGCATGGGGGAGCATGACGATTGAGGTTCCTGGCAACGGCAGTCGTAAGGCGCGCACGGCGGCGATCGAGGTGCGCACAGCCGAGGTCACGATCCAGCCCCCACCGCGCCGTGGGGCGGCCCAGACGTCCGGCTCCAGCGAGCCTGTGACCGTCACCCTGATCGGGGCGACCGAGTCGTCCCCGCCGGCCGGGGTGGAGCCGATCAGCTGGGTGTTGCTCACAAATCTCATCGTCAAAGACTTCGCGTCCGCCACCGAGAAGGTGCGGTGGTATGGGCGGCGCTGGGGCATCGAGATCTGGCATAAGGTGCTCAAATCCGGCTGCAAGGTCGAGGACTGCCTGCTCGAGGAGGCCTTGCGCCTCAAGCGCTATCTGACGCTTTTCAGCATCATCGGCGTGCGCCTGATGCATGTGACCTACCTGGCCCGCGCGCACCCGGATCGGCCGGCCACCGAGGTGTTCTCCGAGGAGGAGGTCGAAGCGCTGCATATCCGCGTCACGCGGGCATTGCCCCCCGCAGGTCCTGCCCCGACGCTGCGCGACATGGTGCGCATGCTGGGCCGGCTCGGCGGCCACTTGGGCCGCAAGGGGGATGGCGAACCCGGCGTCACCGTGCTCTGGCGCGGCTGGACGAGTCTTTACGAGACGGTCGAGACACTGCGTGCCCATAAACATGTCCTCAGCCCGCGCGACTCGAGCTGAACGATGCGCTACTGCGGACGAGAGTTTACACCAGCCGAGATCGCGCTGATCCGCGAGTGGCTCACGACCCCCCAGATGAACCGTGCTCGTTTATCCCGGGAAGTCTGTGAGAGGCTCGGATGGCGCCGGGAAAATGGCGCTCTGAAGGATATGAGCTGTCGCGTGGCCCTCAACCGCATGCACGCCGATGGGCTGATCACACTGCCCCCGCCGCGCAACCCCAAGCCCGTCACCTACCGGTCCTATCCGGACATCGAACAGGCGGTTTGCGAACCCGCCGTCATCCCGGCCATCGATCTCGCTACGCTCACCATTGATCCGGTCCTCGGCAGAGCCGAATCGCGGCTGTGGAACGCCTATATCGAACGCCACCACTACCTCGGGCATACCCTCATGCCCGGGGCGCAACTGCGCTACTTCGTACGCGCCCAAGGCCAGATCGTCGCGGCCCTGGGCTTCGGGGCCAGCGCCTGGAAGGTCAAGCCCCGCGATCAGGCCATCGGCTGGACGGTCGATCAGCGGCAACGCAATCTGCACCTGATCGTCAACAATGCCCGTTTCCTTATTCTGCCGTGGATCCATTGCCCAAACTTGGCCTCACGGATCCTGGCCTTGGTCAGCCGCCGACTCCCCGACGACTGGCACGCCCGCTACAGCTATCGCCCGGTTCTGCTCGAAACCTTCGTCGAGAAGCCGCGCTTTACCGGTACCTGCTACAAGGCGGCCAACTGGCAAAACCTTGGGGATACTCAAGGGCGCGGTAAGCTCGACGTCTTGCATCGCCACGCAAAGCCCGTCAAAAGTATCTGGATCTATCCGCTCGTGCGGGACTTTCGCCGGCATCTCTGCAACGCATAAGACAGGCCATTCGATTACCTATCGATATTCATCGATGCCTCATGCTTTGTTGACAGAAAGATGTGTGTAATAGAAAGCAGATAATCACCTAAGCTAGTGTCCAAGAATTGGGGTCCATCTCTGAAGGCAATGAACCCGTGGCACGAAACGTGTCCCCCGATACTCAGTGGAGCGGAGCGTGATTTCGTGGGGAGGATGATGAGCTAAGTGCTGGATTATATTGGTGGGCGATAGTGGGATCGAACCACTGACCCCTGCCGTGTGAATGCGCTAAGCTCTTGAGCGCCCGCAACAAAATCCCACAAAAACAATGAATTACCAGTCCGATAATTCCGTCCCTGAGGCAGTTTTTCGAGTGAAAGTGCGCCCAAAGTGCGCCCAAAGTGCGCCCAAAGTGCGCCCAAAGTGCGCCCAAAGTGCGCCCAAAGTGCGCCCAAAGTGGGCGCGGTTAGGCGGCGTGGCTGGCGCCCGCGGGCGGGAGCCACATCCGTGTGAATTTCACCCGGGGCCTAAGAACACCACAGCCAAAACCGTGGTGAACCAGTATGCCGAAAACAACGCTCGACGCCAAACAGCTGGCGGCGGTGCTGCACATGAAGCCCTACACGATTACGGACTACACAATCAGGCATCCGGAGCGGCTACCACCCTTCATAAAACTCCCCACAGGCAAACCTCTGTGGTTCGAGGAGGACGTGCAGGCCTGGCTGGAAGAGCGGCGCATCAAGGTTCTGCCGCCACAACAGAGTCCCACCGACTTCAGTCGCAAGTGGTGGTAGCATCCCCTCCATGGACCGACTGCTGACCACCAAGGACCTAGCTGCGATGTTGGGCACGACTCCGGCTGCGATTCGGCGCCGCTTGGAGCGCAGCAGCCAATCCCTTCCGCCCGCTGTACACCTGACGGGGTCTCGGCTGCTGTACTGGCGTCAGTCCGACGTCGAGGCGTGGCTCGCCGCCCTGTCAACGCGCACCACGAGGCGCCAGCCGCCCCGCGCCCGGGCCAGCAAGCCAGTCAAGCTGACGGGCATTCTCGCCGACTGGGAGCCGTACCTGACGAAGGAGCAGCTGGAGAAGCTCCAGGCCGGGTAAGCGGTTTTCGCGAGACGCGCCATAACACCAGGCCTCCCAGGCCTCGGGCAGCGCCCGAGGCCTGGGTACGCGAAAACGTCCTCAAAAATTCCAAGACACGGCAACATGGCGCGTTAATTTTTGAGCGCTCGCTTGTCGCGAGGGCTCTGCGTGGAGCAACTCCTGCGCAGCAGGAGCGGTTTCCGCGAGACGCGCCATAACACCAGGCCTCCCAGGCCTCGGGCGCTGCCCGAGGCCTGGGCACGCGAAAACGTCCTCAAAAATTCCCTATGCGCGCCCAGCCGGCGCGCAGATTAGAATTTTGGAGCGGACAGGTCTCCCGCTCTTGTCGTTGACGGAAATCGGCCCTGGACAAACCGCGCCTGAATTTCCGCGCGGGCCTATAGAACATGGGCCAGCTGTTGGCCACTACGCAAGGAATACGACATGGCAGACCGCGACTCGGCCGTAATGGCTACGTTCACCGCATTCCAGTATATTTCCCCCATGACGCTCAAATTTCATGGTCCCCTGGACGCCCTGAAGGCCAAGCTGCAGCCGCTGGGGCTGGAAGGAGCCTGGGAGCAGCAATCCAACGGAGTCCATAAGCTGAAATGCCGAGACCGTAGCGGACTTCTCTGGTCTGAAACAAAAGGTACGGTATGGTTTGACGGTCCGCCGGAAGCGAAAAGCGCGCTCGAGGACCGGGTTTCGGCACTTCTCGCGGACAGCGAGGCGACCGAGCGCACGCCGCACGATGGTAAGGTTTTTGTGGTGCATGGCCGTGACCACGAGGCGCGTGACCAGCTTGAGCTCGTGCTCCGGCGCCTGGGACTGGAACCATTTGTTCTGCAGATTACCGGCGGAGGCGGTGACACTCTCATAGAGGCGCTTGAGCGGATGATTGGCAAATCCGCCGAAAGTTCTTTCGGCATCGTGCTCCTGACGCCGGACGACATGGGGTACCTGAAAGAGGAAAAGACCGAAGACGCGAAGCCGCGGGCTCGCCAGAATGTCATCATGGAGATGGGCATGTTGATGGCATCATTGACCAGAAGGCGGTGCGCTATCCTCCAGAAGGGGTT is part of the Acidiferrobacter thiooxydans genome and harbors:
- a CDS encoding IS4 family transposase; the encoded protein is MQKSRRCGDPDVRAIMEAGTESVEWVRQEFARADLSDKRLDRRLVKTAEYLAQSPGSPINEACGNWASTQAAYRLFNNAKASAAGILKPHWEATAARMAGCGGAVLVMQDTVFFSYGRHVRTRGLGPIGKSNAAHDRGLIMHNALAFTTSGVPLGIVSQSIWARGEIPEEDYQEKIERLQVTAIEEKESAKWLIALKETVERAPAGVPVVTVADRESDFFEFLTRAQDLQAHYLIRARTDRKLVPEDSAGCTRMLEALSDAPAWGSMTIEVPGNGSRKARTAAIEVRTAEVTIQPPPRRGAAQTSGSSEPVTVTLIGATESSPPAGVEPISWVLLTNLIVKDFASATEKVRWYGRRWGIEIWHKVLKSGCKVEDCLLEEALRLKRYLTLFSIIGVRLMHVTYLARAHPDRPATEVFSEEEVEALHIRVTRALPPAGPAPTLRDMVRMLGRLGGHLGRKGDGEPGVTVLWRGWTSLYETVETLRAHKHVLSPRDSS
- a CDS encoding DUF4338 domain-containing protein; its protein translation is MRYCGREFTPAEIALIREWLTTPQMNRARLSREVCERLGWRRENGALKDMSCRVALNRMHADGLITLPPPRNPKPVTYRSYPDIEQAVCEPAVIPAIDLATLTIDPVLGRAESRLWNAYIERHHYLGHTLMPGAQLRYFVRAQGQIVAALGFGASAWKVKPRDQAIGWTVDQRQRNLHLIVNNARFLILPWIHCPNLASRILALVSRRLPDDWHARYSYRPVLLETFVEKPRFTGTCYKAANWQNLGDTQGRGKLDVLHRHAKPVKSIWIYPLVRDFRRHLCNA
- a CDS encoding helix-turn-helix transcriptional regulator; the encoded protein is MPKTTLDAKQLAAVLHMKPYTITDYTIRHPERLPPFIKLPTGKPLWFEEDVQAWLEERRIKVLPPQQSPTDFSRKWW
- a CDS encoding helix-turn-helix transcriptional regulator — its product is MDRLLTTKDLAAMLGTTPAAIRRRLERSSQSLPPAVHLTGSRLLYWRQSDVEAWLAALSTRTTRRQPPRARASKPVKLTGILADWEPYLTKEQLEKLQAG
- a CDS encoding TIR domain-containing protein, producing MADRDSAVMATFTAFQYISPMTLKFHGPLDALKAKLQPLGLEGAWEQQSNGVHKLKCRDRSGLLWSETKGTVWFDGPPEAKSALEDRVSALLADSEATERTPHDGKVFVVHGRDHEARDQLELVLRRLGLEPFVLQITGGGGDTLIEALERMIGKSAESSFGIVLLTPDDMGYLKEEKTEDAKPRARQNVIMEMGMLMASLTRRRCAILQKGFVELPSNMGGVITLPFNAHVREVVPKLVQRLQDAGFRLDPASIGIAQG